DNA sequence from the Methanofollis formosanus genome:
GACTCGTCGATCCCCGAACTCCCGACGACGACGGTCCCGTCGACCGGGACGAGGTCGCCGGGCCTGACCAGCACCACGTCGCCGGGGACGAGGTCGTCGGTCCGCACCTCGGTCCATCCGTCTCCATCTTTGCGGAGGGCGTGGCCCGGGTTTGCGACGGCGATCCCCTCGATGTCTCTCTTCGAGCGGTTGAAGGCGAACTCCTCCGCCATCTCGCCGACGGCCATGATCAGTCCGACCTCGGCGGCGGCGGTATACTCGCCGATGAGGACGGCCGCCGCGATGGCGAGGGTGGCGAGTTCGCCTACGTTCCGTTCTCTCCTCGCGAGCCCCCGCACCGTCTCGACGACGAAGGGGGTCGCGGTGATGAGAAGGGAGGCGATGGTGAGGGCGGTGACGAGGAGGGACGGGAGGGCCCGGAGATAGCCGCCGGCCAATGCGACCGCGAGGAGGAGGACGGCAAGTCCGATCCTGGCCGTCTCCCCGGTGCACCATGACGGTCTCTGCATCTCTCTCCCTCACATCAGTCGGTTGATCTTTTTGAGCGCCGAGATGAAGACCTCGGTCTCCACTTCGTTGAGGGCCGAGGCGATCTCGCCTGCCAGGTGGAGGTGGTGGCGGTGGTGATCGAGGAAGGCCTCCTCGCCCCTGGGGGTGAGTTCGATGATGTACGAGCGCCGGTCCTTCTCAGAGGGCGTCCGCCTGGCATACCCGCCCTTCTCCAACCGGTCGACGGTGACCGTGGTCGTGCCGGTGGTGACGCCGAGGTGTTCGGCAAGGTCTTTCATCTTCATCCGGCCGTAGTGGCCGATGATCTCGATCGCGTGCGCCTCCGAGACGGTCAGGGGGCTTGACTGGATGACCGAGGTCTCCCATGATGCAAAGCGGTCGAAAAATTCCACGAGTTCTTCATTGAGTTCTTCGATGGTGTCCATGGTGATCATGATCCTATGGTCTTACAATTTGACATTCAAACTATTTCAAAATCGTACTATTTGAATATGGAGGTGAAGACGACGGGTCACCGCGTGGGATCACCACCCTGTTGCCGCCCCCGGCGCGAGGTTACAGAAAAGATTCTATGATGAGGGGCGGCACGTTGGATCGGTGTGTCTTCTCATAAACCTGTGCTGGGAACTTTGCCCCTCACCCCCTGATGTCGATGAAGATGGGATAGCAGAGAGATGTCGATGAAGAGAAAGTGCGATCTCCCGCCAATCTTCATCAGTGAAGAGCCACGGGGTAGAGGGCAAGCCCTGGAGCTCTCTACGATATGCTCCAGGAGCAATGAGTTTCATCGCCGTCGTTTTTCCAAAGATTCTTCGGGAAGGGTACATCAGCACCGAATGACCGACTATTGATGCAGAGGCTTATGAAAGCAGCAAAGAACAGGTCCGAAGGACCGGGCACGAGCAGAAAAAATGCATGCCCGGAGGTTGGCATATGAGCGTGGTCGCCTCGGTCAGAGGAAAAAAAGATCTCAACGGCCTCCCGGAAGGCCTCAGGGCCATCTTCAGGCAATCAAGTATGGGAGGAAAGGCACCGGAGAGAGTGTCTCCGCCTGCAGGGGGTGAGCGTATGTGACCGACACCGCGGGACGGTGATACTTCTTCTCTGTCCCGGCCATGCACACACAGGTTCCTTGTGCACTCCAGGGAAAAACCCACCGTACTATCTCTCCAGACACCCGCTTGGGGAGGATGTGTCCGGAGCCATACTCAGAAATAATATCGCCACATTTCATCGCCCTCCAGTGGTTCCACGCACCCATAAAGAATCTGAGAGGGAAGAAACTCATTTTTCCACGACCGGTTATGCCGGTCGGAGACACCTTTTGTCCTGATCTCGTGGTTGAAGATCAGATCGCTGCTGCCGGATCAGAGATAAGATGTTGCCACGGGGTGTAGAATTCGGCATGAACTTCTGGCTCGAGCATACCGGATGAAAATGAGATGCCTGTTGCATTGCCGCCCTCCTCGTAGAATTTTTCCTGGAATCTCGCACCGGGGGGTTGCACACCCCGGACCCCTACGAGGAGGATAGGCGGCGGCGATGGAACACGATCCCCCCCGATTCTCCTGTCTTGAAAAGATAGAGAGCAAGTGACGAGAAATTTTCATCGCGTATGCTTGAGCTGGTGGTTCATGGTGAATTCTACAAAGCCCTCTTTTCTACAGAGCCAATTTACCCAGGTTTGCTATCGCTCGCAGCCCCCTGGCGGAAGGTATGCGTTCCAAACTCCTGGAAGGAAGTGCTTCGGTTCGAGTGAGGTTTACACGCCTCAGATCGTTCCAGGGTATCCTCATGGTAAATCTACCCACGATCCTGTCATCTTTCCCGCCCCTCTCGCAGACGATACCGGTCGGCCATGAGGTTTTACATTGCCTGTAGTCATGCGTCGCCTCAGAGGGCCTGGAGAGGCCCGGTTGCCTCGCCGCGTTGCATGAATAAACGCCCCTATGGGCCGATCGGAAAAAGTGCCCGAAACGACCCCGGATAAGGGGTTTTGTCCTTGAAACTCGGGCCAATCCTGGCGAATTTGAGGGTGGGTCATACCGGTGCTCGCTCGATACCGTCACTTCGGAAAATCTCCAATATCCGAAACTTTTTCCGAATGCCCGAAAATCCCGAAAGTCTTTCGGCGAGCCCTCATATCAATCGAACATACAATTCTTTTCCTGAGGAACAGCCTGCATGCAGCTGATTGAACTCAAATCCGGTGATCGTGCACGGATCATCGATATCCACGGCCGGGACGGCCTCCACCAGCATCTCGCTCTCCGCGGGGTCCAGGTCGGCCGCACCGTCACCATGGTCTCCTGCACCTTCGGTCCCGTCGTCCTCCAGAGCGGCGGCGGCGAGATCGTGCTCGGCAGGAGGATGGCAGAACATATCATCGTCGAGAGGTTGTATGACGCAGAAAAAAGTGACAGAGATGGAATATGGCGAGACCGGGGTTGTCATCGAACTCCTTGGTTCTCGTCACGATTTAAACTGCCTTGGCATCAGAAAAGGAAAACGCCTGGAGATGATCACCAGACAACCGATCAAGGGCCCGGCAGTTGTCCTTGCAGAAGGGGTCGAGGTCGCCATGGGCCTTGAGATCGCCGCCCTGGTGGTGGTCGAGGTCTAAAGAAACGTTTCAGGAGCGCAAACACCCATGCAAAATAAGAACACCAATACCCGCACCGTCCTGATGGTCGGGAACCCCAACGTCGGCAAGAGCGCCCTCTTCAACCGCCTCACCGGGGCCGAGGCCGTCGTTTCCAATTATCCGGGCACGACCGTCGACGTCATGAAGGGCAACCTGATCGACGGCGGCACGGCCTATGAGATCATCGACGTGCCGGGCGCCTACTCGCTCGAGCCGCGGGACGCCGCTGAGGAGGTAGCCGTCCGGATCCTGAACGAACACCCCGACGCCGTCGTGCTCCTTGTCCTCGACGCCACCCGCCTGGAACGCGGGCTCTACCTCAGCCTCGAGGTGATGGAGCGGGGTGCGCCGGTGCTCGTCGTCCTCAATATGATGGACGCCGCCCGCGCGAAATCGATCAAAGTCGACGCCCGCCGCCTGCAGAACCTCCTGGGCGTCCCGGTCGTCCAGACCTCGGCAACGATGGGGGAGGGGATCAAGGACCTGGCCGCGATGCTCAGGAAGGCGCAGTCAGCCGACGTCGCCGCCATCTCCGCACGATCAAACGGTTCGTCGCCTGAGACCGCCCGTCTGAGCAGGTGCTCAGGCTGTGCCGGGTGCGGGGGGTGCGAGTGATGGGCCTCACCGCAGACGAGCGCTGGGACCTCGTCGACCGTGTCGCAGGCAAAGTTGTCTCGACCGGCGTCTCGCGCCGCGGCCTTGCCGACGCCCTCGGCGACCTCACCGTCAAACCGCTCACCGGCCTGCCGGTCGCGCTCGCCGTCCTGTATGCCTTCTGGAGCGTCTTCTGCTCGTTCGCCGGCGACTTGGTCACCGACGGCTTCATGGTCAAGTTCTTCGACAACCACTGGCTCCCCTGGCTCCAGAGCGCCTGGCCCGACCCGAACAGTATTCACTACTTCCTCTTCGTCGGCGACCCGCTCGCGGACAACTGCTTCGAGGCCTTTGGTGTCCTGACTTCAGGGCTCTTTGTCTCCATCGGCGTCGTCCTCCCGGCGGTGCTCATCTTCTACCTGACGATGACCCTCCTTGAGGACTCGGGGTATCTGCCGCGGCTTGCGGTTCTGGCCGACACCTTCCTCCACAAGATCGGGCTCCACGGGTACGCGATCGTCCCAACGATCCTGGGCCTCGGGTGCAATGTCCCGGCCGTCACGGCGACCAGGGTACTGGAGACGAAGAAACAGCGTTTCCTGATGATGACGCTCCTTGCGATCTTCGTCCCGTGCGGGGCACAACTCGGGATCATGCTTGCTGTCATCCCTGACCTGGTGGGATGGGTCATCCTGTATCTGCTCATCGGTTTCGCGGTCTTCGGGTTCCTCCTTGACCGCCTGATACCAGGGGAGAACCCCGAGATCCTCATCGACGTCCCGCCATACCGGTGGCCGATCCGCGAGAACGTGACGAAGAAACTCTGGAACCGGACCAAAGGTTTCCTCAAGGAGGCGATCCCCTTTGTCTGGCTCGGCATCCTCATCGTCAACGTCCTGTATCTCACCGGCGTGATCCAGGCTCTCTCCAACCTGCTGGCGCCCATCTTTATCACGTGGTTCGGGGTGCCGTCCGAGACGGTCGCACCGCTGATTGCCGCATTCCTCAGGAAGGACCTTGCGGTCGCTCAGCTCTCCACCATCGCCATGACGCCGTACCAGATGATCACCTCGGTCGTCCTGATCTCCATCTACTTCCCGTGCGTGGCCACCTTCGTGATCATGCTCCGTGAGGGCTGGAAGCAGCTCCTGGCCGCTATTGCGGTCCTGGCTGTGGTCGTTCTCACATACGGCGGCGTGATCCACGGGATCGGCATTCTCCTGGGGGTGGCATAAATGAAGACATCATATACTATCGCATCCATCGGTGCCGCTCTCGTCGGAGCGGCGGCACTCATCCTCGGCCTTGCCGACGTCCTTGTCTGGGCGGGCGGCACCGGGCCGATCAGTATCGGCATCCTTGAGATCACCGGCGAAGACTTCTTCCGCTGGGCCTGGGGCGGCCTGGTCGTCGCCCTCGGCGGGCTCTTCATGCTCGCCGGCGCCCGCGGCCTCGGAGACCTCGACCAGCGTGCCACCGCCGTGCTGGGAGCGATCATGGTCTGGCTGGTCGCGGGCTGCGACATCTTCGGGATGATCTGCGGCGGCATTCCGGCGGGAGAGGAGAGCGAGGCCTTCTTCAACTCGCTCGGAGGGTTCATCGGAGGCTTCGCACCCCCGTACGCCCCGGCGATCCTCCTCCTCCCCTTCACGCTCATCGTCGCCTGGCTCCTCCTCAACCAGAGGCAGGGGGCCTGAACAACCTTTTTGATGAAGCATGGTAAAGGTACAGGGCGTGATTGCCCTCACCAGAAAAGCCGAAGACTACCTTGAGGCCATCCTCAATGTCTCTCTTGAGAAGGGTTATGCCAGGACCAAGGATGTCGCCGGCGAACTCGACGTCAGCCCCTCAAGCGTCGTGGAGATGTTCCAGAAACTCGACCGGATGGGTCTGGTCGAGTATCGGAAGTACGAGGGCGTGACGCTCAGGCCGGAGGGAGAGAAGGTCGCCTGGGTGATCAAGTCCAGGCACGACACGCTCAAGTCGTTCCTGATGCTCATCGAGGTGCCCGAAGATGTCGCCGACAAAGATGCCTGTTTCATGGAGCACGAACTCCACCCCGAGACCATCGAGCAGATCGGAGTGCTGGTGGAATATTTCAGGAACGGCACCGGTTCTTCTGACGCACGCGAGCGCTTTTCCGCATTCTGCAAGAAGTTCCATTTTGAGAGACGCCAACGGTGAGTTTTCGACCAGAGCAAGCAGAAGAAGGCATCACGAGGGCTCCACATCCGGATATCCCC
Encoded proteins:
- a CDS encoding MarR family winged helix-turn-helix transcriptional regulator, with the protein product MITMDTIEELNEELVEFFDRFASWETSVIQSSPLTVSEAHAIEIIGHYGRMKMKDLAEHLGVTTGTTTVTVDRLEKGGYARRTPSEKDRRSYIIELTPRGEEAFLDHHRHHLHLAGEIASALNEVETEVFISALKKINRLM
- a CDS encoding nucleoside recognition domain-containing protein encodes the protein MGLTADERWDLVDRVAGKVVSTGVSRRGLADALGDLTVKPLTGLPVALAVLYAFWSVFCSFAGDLVTDGFMVKFFDNHWLPWLQSAWPDPNSIHYFLFVGDPLADNCFEAFGVLTSGLFVSIGVVLPAVLIFYLTMTLLEDSGYLPRLAVLADTFLHKIGLHGYAIVPTILGLGCNVPAVTATRVLETKKQRFLMMTLLAIFVPCGAQLGIMLAVIPDLVGWVILYLLIGFAVFGFLLDRLIPGENPEILIDVPPYRWPIRENVTKKLWNRTKGFLKEAIPFVWLGILIVNVLYLTGVIQALSNLLAPIFITWFGVPSETVAPLIAAFLRKDLAVAQLSTIAMTPYQMITSVVLISIYFPCVATFVIMLREGWKQLLAAIAVLAVVVLTYGGVIHGIGILLGVA
- a CDS encoding metal-dependent transcriptional regulator — encoded protein: MVKVQGVIALTRKAEDYLEAILNVSLEKGYARTKDVAGELDVSPSSVVEMFQKLDRMGLVEYRKYEGVTLRPEGEKVAWVIKSRHDTLKSFLMLIEVPEDVADKDACFMEHELHPETIEQIGVLVEYFRNGTGSSDARERFSAFCKKFHFERRQR
- a CDS encoding FeoA family protein, which encodes MEYGETGVVIELLGSRHDLNCLGIRKGKRLEMITRQPIKGPAVVLAEGVEVAMGLEIAALVVVEV
- a CDS encoding FeoB small GTPase domain-containing protein; translation: MQNKNTNTRTVLMVGNPNVGKSALFNRLTGAEAVVSNYPGTTVDVMKGNLIDGGTAYEIIDVPGAYSLEPRDAAEEVAVRILNEHPDAVVLLVLDATRLERGLYLSLEVMERGAPVLVVLNMMDAARAKSIKVDARRLQNLLGVPVVQTSATMGEGIKDLAAMLRKAQSADVAAISARSNGSSPETARLSRCSGCAGCGGCE